A window from Candidatus Gracilibacteria bacterium encodes these proteins:
- the rpsC gene encoding 30S ribosomal protein S3 yields MGSKVNPVGLRTGIIRTWDSSWYSSPKNYGKILGEELKIREFVRKKLTDSGVSRIELARNAKDITLSVHSAKPGVIIGRQGASVEGLKADLEKAFGHKFTINIKEIKKPELDAFLVGENIAMQIERRVSYRRAAKMSIKKAMDAGAKGIKIRMSGRLNGVEIARTEFYAEGQIPLHTFRADIDFAIVEAQTTYGKIGVKVWINKGMVFNPSPSSK; encoded by the coding sequence ATCATCCGCACTTGGGATTCTAGCTGGTATTCCAGCCCCAAGAACTATGGAAAAATCCTTGGAGAAGAGTTGAAAATTCGAGAATTTGTTCGAAAGAAGTTAACAGATTCCGGAGTATCAAGAATCGAATTGGCTCGAAATGCCAAGGACATCACTCTGAGCGTTCACTCCGCTAAACCGGGAGTGATCATCGGAAGACAAGGGGCAAGCGTGGAAGGATTGAAGGCAGACCTTGAAAAAGCGTTTGGACACAAGTTCACCATCAACATTAAAGAGATTAAAAAACCTGAGCTTGACGCCTTCTTGGTGGGAGAAAACATCGCAATGCAAATTGAACGCCGTGTTTCTTACCGCCGTGCAGCCAAAATGTCGATCAAAAAGGCAATGGATGCGGGTGCTAAAGGAATTAAGATTCGTATGAGTGGCCGTCTCAACGGAGTAGAAATCGCTCGAACAGAGTTCTACGCCGAAGGACAAATCCCTTTGCACACCTTCCGAGCTGATATTGACTTCGCCATTGTTGAGGCCCAAACAACCTATGGAAAAATAGGCGTAAAGGTTTGGATCAACAAAGGAATGGTTTTCAACCCCTCTCCCTCTTCAAAATAA